One Arcobacter arenosus DNA window includes the following coding sequences:
- a CDS encoding NUDIX domain-containing protein — protein MESVEIIGCFKTILDPYNGITIEIESLPNSKEEFEKNLNLLIKQTIKRRNLIWIYIDISKSDFIPIATKNGFFFHSCDENYVLVVKRLKENSIIPTAANHTLGVGAVVINEKNELLVIKEKLYSKVFKLPGGHIDNKEMISQACIREVFEETGIKIEFKSVISISHLYPHQFHKSNLYIACLAKPLSFDINIQDINEIEEAKWIDVSLYLNDNSMPEFSKNIVRAAIKNNGLNLNEPEFLKNFKKNIELYL, from the coding sequence TTGGAATCAGTTGAGATTATTGGGTGTTTTAAAACTATTTTAGACCCATATAATGGAATAACAATAGAGATAGAATCATTACCAAACTCAAAAGAAGAGTTTGAAAAAAATTTAAATTTGTTAATAAAACAAACTATAAAAAGAAGAAATTTGATTTGGATATATATCGATATTTCAAAATCAGATTTTATACCAATTGCAACTAAAAATGGTTTTTTCTTCCACTCTTGTGATGAAAACTATGTATTAGTTGTAAAAAGATTAAAAGAAAACTCAATTATTCCAACGGCAGCAAACCATACCTTAGGTGTTGGGGCAGTTGTAATAAATGAAAAAAATGAACTTTTAGTGATAAAAGAAAAGCTCTATTCAAAGGTATTTAAACTCCCAGGTGGGCATATAGATAATAAAGAGATGATTTCCCAAGCTTGTATTAGAGAAGTTTTTGAAGAAACTGGTATAAAAATAGAGTTTAAATCTGTAATCTCAATAAGTCATTTATATCCCCATCAATTTCATAAATCAAATTTATATATTGCTTGTTTAGCAAAACCATTAAGTTTTGATATTAATATACAAGATATTAATGAGATTGAAGAAGCAAAATGGATTGATGTATCTTTGTACTTAAATGATAACTCAATGCCAGAATTTTCAAAGAATATTGTAAGAGCTGCAATAAAAAATAATGGCTTAAATCTAAATGAACCTGAGTTCCTAAAAAATTTTAAAAAGAATATTGAATTATATTTATAA
- a CDS encoding phosphate-starvation-inducible PsiE family protein: MNEIFRMKNLVPTVKFLITLVLFLNVKNLDEIDKFSELAVALLEFIIILELVRMLIEFMFSDENRIRMRLMIDSTIIFFIRDIMLIVNDTFDSKKIFIILAVIAILIFFRVILLKFSPSIFESK, translated from the coding sequence TTGAATGAAATTTTCAGAATGAAAAATCTTGTACCTACTGTAAAGTTTTTAATTACATTAGTTTTATTTTTAAATGTTAAAAACCTGGATGAAATTGACAAGTTCTCAGAACTTGCAGTTGCTTTACTAGAATTTATAATTATTTTAGAATTAGTTAGGATGCTAATTGAATTTATGTTTAGTGATGAAAATAGAATTAGAATGAGATTGATGATTGATTCAACAATCATATTTTTTATTAGAGATATAATGCTAATTGTAAACGATACGTTTGATTCAAAAAAGATTTTTATTATATTAGCAGTTATAGCTATTCTAATATTTTTTAGGGTAATCTTACTTAAATTTAGCCCATCAATTTTTGAAAGTAAGTAA
- a CDS encoding RidA family protein produces MKKIISTSKAPSAIGPYNQGTSFGDLLFLSGQIPLIAETMELVEGDIKVQTKQVMENLKAVLEEGGSSFENVLKTTCYLSDMDNFAAFNEVYAQYFDGETAPARATVAVKTLPKNVLVEVDAIAFKN; encoded by the coding sequence ATGAAAAAAATTATATCAACATCAAAAGCACCATCTGCAATTGGTCCATATAATCAAGGAACTTCTTTTGGAGACTTATTATTTTTATCTGGTCAGATTCCGTTAATTGCTGAAACAATGGAATTAGTTGAGGGTGATATTAAAGTTCAAACAAAACAGGTTATGGAAAATTTAAAAGCTGTTTTAGAAGAGGGTGGAAGCTCTTTTGAGAATGTTTTAAAAACAACTTGTTATTTATCTGATATGGATAACTTTGCAGCTTTCAATGAAGTATATGCTCAATATTTTGATGGTGAAACAGCACCAGCAAGAGCAACTGTAGCAGTTAAAACTTTACCTAAAAATGTTTTAGTTGAAGTTGATGCAATTGCATTTAAAAACTAG
- a CDS encoding sensor histidine kinase — translation MSQMGELIGNIAHQWRKPLCVISTAASGMKLKKEMGVLNDKDFLNYSESILENSVYLSKTIDEFRDYIEFTNKKKEIIIQDRLKMAISLIESSFSLHNIKIIEGFVEKEKIPFRLILGELLQVLISILTNAKDALLENKIKDKWIKYELIKKEYSLQITIEDNAGGVDEKIIDKIFDSYFTTKDYEYSTGIGLYSSYDIVVNKLGGKLFVENTEHGAKFFIELPLNIDYVI, via the coding sequence ATGTCTCAAATGGGAGAATTGATTGGTAATATTGCCCACCAATGGAGAAAACCTTTATGTGTGATTTCTACTGCTGCAAGTGGTATGAAATTAAAAAAAGAGATGGGTGTTTTAAATGATAAAGATTTTTTAAATTATTCAGAATCAATTCTTGAAAATTCAGTATACCTTTCAAAAACTATAGACGAATTTAGAGATTATATAGAGTTTACAAATAAGAAAAAAGAGATTATTATTCAAGATAGATTAAAAATGGCAATTAGCTTAATTGAATCATCTTTCTCTTTACATAATATTAAAATTATTGAAGGTTTTGTTGAAAAAGAAAAAATTCCTTTTAGATTGATTTTAGGGGAATTACTACAAGTTCTTATCTCAATTTTAACAAATGCAAAAGATGCCTTATTGGAAAATAAAATCAAAGATAAGTGGATTAAGTATGAGTTAATAAAAAAAGAGTATTCTCTGCAAATTACAATAGAAGATAATGCTGGAGGGGTAGATGAAAAAATCATAGATAAAATCTTTGATTCATATTTTACAACAAAAGATTATGAATATAGTACAGGTATAGGATTATATTCTAGTTATGATATTGTAGTTAACAAATTAGGTGGAAAACTTTTTGTGGAAAATACTGAGCATGGAGCTAAGTTTTTTATAGAATTACCACTTAATATTGATTATGTAATTTAA
- a CDS encoding MarC family protein: protein MELIQNFLQQSITFFAIMDPIGVSAIALSLLSTNITKSQISTIAKKSTFTILIAFTVVLITGDLVLKLFGIGEDSLKVMGGIILLLMAISMVSGSGETKKDDETKNDEELAVIPIGIPIAFGTGLFTTIVIFKHQAETFLDVLSIISAFCVNALLFYVILKNSIYIKKYLGLTGQNIITKLMGLIVGAIAVQFIISGVVHLGKSYL from the coding sequence TTGGAACTTATTCAAAATTTTCTTCAACAAAGTATTACTTTCTTTGCTATTATGGACCCAATAGGAGTTAGTGCAATAGCACTATCTCTTTTAAGTACAAACATCACAAAAAGTCAAATTTCTACAATTGCAAAGAAATCTACATTTACTATTTTAATTGCATTTACTGTTGTTTTAATAACCGGTGATTTAGTTTTAAAACTATTTGGTATAGGTGAAGATTCATTAAAAGTTATGGGTGGAATAATCTTACTTTTAATGGCAATATCAATGGTTAGTGGAAGTGGCGAAACTAAAAAAGATGATGAAACAAAAAATGATGAAGAGTTAGCTGTAATACCCATTGGTATTCCAATTGCTTTTGGGACAGGACTTTTTACAACTATTGTAATTTTTAAACACCAAGCAGAAACTTTTTTAGATGTTTTATCAATCATTTCTGCTTTTTGTGTAAATGCTTTATTGTTTTATGTAATCTTGAAAAATTCAATTTATATTAAAAAATATTTAGGATTAACAGGTCAAAATATTATTACAAAACTTATGGGACTTATTGTAGGGGCTATTGCAGTTCAATTTATAATCTCAGGGGTTGTTCACTTAGGGAAAAGCTATCTATGA
- a CDS encoding TRAP transporter substrate-binding protein, translating to MINLFKSVKRNFLTTTVVALLGIMTLVDTVSAADHNWRFGNLYGRGTAFGEVYKNLADGIEKRTGGKIKVDMRFAGEGVGQAGLLAATKSGLITMAAPFQSMHAGELPAGVVEIGLPGGTSDTDELYKLFHEDGWDKILKKAYGAQGLVWLEPYIQTPVYIITKKPINSVEDFKGLKIRAPGAYGKFLRNLGATPVSLSWGEIYTSLATGVIDGSIGSNLIDHRDGNHVEVAKYMYKLPLAGAQVLPIVVNKSAWNKLTPKLQEAVHAATVDHAKEQLEKSKKWEAEAVAQMEAKGLKWSPEPSAADKKAWKAAGASLWDEYSSKDKYCKELIDVLRAQASK from the coding sequence ATGATAAATTTATTTAAGAGCGTTAAGAGAAACTTTTTGACAACTACAGTTGTTGCGTTATTAGGTATTATGACTTTAGTAGACACAGTAAGTGCGGCTGATCATAATTGGAGATTTGGTAATTTATATGGTAGAGGTACTGCCTTTGGTGAAGTTTATAAAAATCTAGCTGATGGGATTGAAAAAAGAACTGGTGGAAAAATTAAGGTTGATATGAGATTTGCTGGTGAGGGTGTAGGTCAAGCAGGTTTATTAGCGGCAACAAAATCTGGACTTATTACTATGGCAGCTCCATTTCAATCAATGCATGCTGGTGAGTTACCTGCAGGTGTAGTTGAAATTGGTTTACCAGGTGGTACTTCAGATACAGACGAACTATATAAACTTTTCCATGAAGATGGTTGGGATAAGATTCTTAAAAAAGCATACGGAGCACAAGGTTTAGTTTGGTTAGAACCTTATATTCAAACTCCTGTATATATTATCACAAAAAAACCTATCAACTCAGTTGAAGATTTCAAAGGTTTAAAAATTAGAGCTCCAGGTGCATATGGTAAATTCTTAAGAAACTTAGGTGCTACTCCTGTTTCATTATCTTGGGGTGAAATCTATACAAGTTTAGCAACTGGTGTTATTGATGGTTCAATTGGTAGTAACCTAATTGACCATAGAGATGGAAACCACGTAGAAGTTGCAAAATATATGTATAAATTACCATTAGCAGGAGCTCAGGTTTTACCAATTGTTGTTAATAAAAGTGCTTGGAATAAACTAACTCCCAAACTACAAGAAGCTGTTCATGCTGCAACAGTTGACCATGCAAAAGAGCAATTAGAAAAATCTAAAAAATGGGAAGCAGAAGCAGTTGCTCAAATGGAAGCAAAAGGTTTAAAATGGTCTCCAGAACCATCTGCTGCTGATAAAAAAGCTTGGAAAGCTGCAGGGGCTAGTCTTTGGGATGAATACTCTTCTAAAGATAAATATTGTAAAGAATTAATTGATGTGTTAAGAGCACAAGCTAGCAAATAA
- a CDS encoding amino acid ABC transporter permease, with product MAKKQSWTQNKNTGHLIALVFYIAVGYFFYVAASNMNYVWKWNSVPKYFAYEEITNVEAPIDGKLVLEDGKYFLDGDEKVALPKLDSSFSFEYKVGDNIYQYDYIASKKETKAGPILNGLWVTLKISFFSAILTFFIGIIVAFMKLSSLSFLRSIATVYITVVRGTPLLVQIFLFYFIVANIFELERFVAGVLSLGIFFGAYMAEILRGAIQSIDKGQLEAARSLGISNFQAMRYIILPQAFKRALPTLVGEMIALVKDSSLVSVISITDLTKVGKEIVANTFSPFETWIVVALLYLCITSVLSFIGHRIEKNMQAKGGMS from the coding sequence ATGGCTAAAAAACAATCATGGACACAAAATAAAAACACAGGGCATTTAATTGCCCTAGTGTTTTATATCGCAGTAGGATATTTCTTTTATGTAGCAGCTTCAAATATGAATTATGTTTGGAAATGGAATTCTGTTCCTAAATATTTTGCATATGAAGAGATTACTAATGTAGAAGCACCAATAGATGGAAAACTAGTATTAGAAGATGGTAAATATTTTTTAGATGGTGACGAGAAAGTAGCTTTACCTAAATTGGATAGTAGTTTTTCATTTGAATATAAAGTTGGAGACAATATCTATCAATATGATTATATTGCTTCAAAAAAGGAAACTAAAGCAGGTCCTATATTAAATGGTCTTTGGGTTACTTTAAAAATTTCATTTTTTTCAGCTATTCTAACTTTTTTTATAGGTATTATTGTTGCTTTTATGAAATTATCTTCTTTAAGCTTTTTACGAAGTATTGCAACTGTTTATATTACAGTTGTTAGGGGTACACCATTACTTGTTCAAATATTTCTATTTTATTTTATAGTTGCAAATATATTTGAATTAGAAAGATTTGTAGCAGGGGTACTTTCTCTTGGTATTTTCTTTGGTGCTTATATGGCAGAGATTTTAAGGGGTGCTATTCAATCTATTGATAAAGGGCAACTTGAAGCTGCAAGATCACTTGGTATTTCAAATTTTCAAGCTATGCGTTATATTATCTTACCACAAGCTTTTAAAAGGGCTTTACCAACACTTGTAGGTGAGATGATTGCACTTGTAAAAGATTCATCTTTAGTTTCTGTTATATCAATTACAGACTTAACAAAAGTTGGTAAAGAGATTGTTGCAAATACCTTTTCTCCCTTTGAAACATGGATTGTAGTTGCTCTTTTATATTTATGTATTACATCTGTTTTAAGTTTCATTGGTCATAGAATAGAAAAAAATATGCAAGCAAAAGGTGGAATGAGTTAA
- a CDS encoding LysE/ArgO family amino acid transporter → MSEIDILIKGFIVTFSLIVAIGAQNAYVLKLGLLRQHVLKAVLFCTFSDFILISAGVLGLGFFIQGKQIFINSIAIFGIVFLCFYAFKSFKSAFKNESLQIDDNVKTNPIREVLTMLFVFTYLNPHTYLDTVLLIGGIGANIESSMKLYFLLGAVSASAIWFSTLGFGARVLIPLFKKPITWKILDITIGIFMLFIAFSLIDLIK, encoded by the coding sequence ATGAGTGAGATTGATATCCTGATAAAAGGTTTTATTGTAACCTTTTCTTTAATAGTTGCAATAGGTGCTCAAAATGCTTATGTACTAAAACTAGGACTTTTAAGACAACATGTTTTAAAAGCAGTTTTATTTTGTACTTTTTCAGATTTTATACTTATAAGTGCAGGTGTTTTAGGACTAGGGTTTTTTATCCAAGGAAAACAAATTTTTATAAATAGTATTGCTATTTTTGGGATTGTTTTCTTATGCTTTTACGCTTTTAAATCTTTTAAAAGTGCTTTTAAAAATGAATCATTACAAATAGATGATAATGTTAAAACGAATCCTATTAGAGAAGTACTTACAATGCTTTTTGTATTTACTTATTTAAATCCACATACATATTTAGATACAGTACTTTTAATTGGTGGAATTGGTGCTAATATTGAATCAAGTATGAAATTGTATTTTCTTTTAGGTGCTGTAAGTGCTTCAGCAATTTGGTTTTCAACTTTAGGTTTTGGAGCTAGGGTTTTAATTCCCTTATTTAAAAAGCCTATAACATGGAAAATACTTGATATTACAATTGGAATATTTATGCTATTTATAGCATTTTCTTTAATTGATTTAATTAAATAG
- a CDS encoding helix-hairpin-helix domain-containing protein: protein MTKNLISLLEEKTALSTKVINNIIKLLDEGCTIPFIARYRKEYTNGATDVELRIFEETYNYFQKFLSRKEEIENLLKEKNFLNEKVLKNLNEAKTLQALEDIYTPFKDKKSSRTSDAIEKGLEPLANIIQCMKYSIDDVEYKAKSFLNKEVKSINEAIDGAKDIIAQRYADDFKSKEIIRTLIANWGSIEIKEGKQFDKNGLYTAFANTTEKLKYIKSHRALAILRAVNEKQLSIKIEIDEKHILENIKKYKIPSQANTSKSIVFEAYKDGLKRLLLPSLKREALANLKEKASNEAIELFGKNLKELLLTAPLVNHVILGMDPGYKTGCKLAVIDKNGNFLDSAVIYPTKPKEDIINSSKTILNLIKKYKITSIAIGNGTASRETATFIDELIKKENLDINYAIVSEIGASVYSASKIAQEEYPNLDVTIRGAISIAGRLRDPMATLVKIDPKSLGIGQYQHDVNQKELAQKLENITIDLVNKVGVDLNSASYKLLSFVSGISEKLAKNIVEHRTKINKFVSKEQLLEVKGIGAKAYEQAVGFLRIKEGKSILDNTGIHPEDFSLTSNLQKNYKIEEIKDFEKVSIELNTTPLKLKDIIAELLKPGYDVRVEFNQVKFSKDILNIEDLKEGFTLSGIVRNITDFGAFVDVGLKNDALLHISQISNKRISHPSEVLSINQNLENIKVLSVDLEKQRVGLTLK from the coding sequence TTGACTAAAAATTTAATTTCACTATTAGAAGAGAAAACTGCTCTGTCTACAAAAGTTATAAATAATATAATTAAACTACTTGATGAGGGTTGTACGATACCTTTTATAGCAAGATATAGAAAAGAATATACAAATGGTGCAACAGATGTTGAGCTTAGAATTTTTGAAGAAACATACAACTATTTTCAAAAATTTTTATCAAGAAAAGAAGAGATTGAAAACCTACTAAAAGAAAAAAATTTCTTAAATGAAAAGGTTTTAAAAAACCTAAATGAAGCTAAAACACTACAAGCTTTAGAAGATATTTATACTCCTTTTAAAGATAAAAAATCTTCAAGAACATCTGATGCTATAGAAAAAGGCTTAGAACCTCTTGCAAATATTATCCAATGTATGAAATACTCAATTGATGATGTGGAATATAAAGCCAAATCTTTTTTAAATAAAGAAGTAAAAAGTATAAATGAAGCAATAGATGGTGCCAAGGATATTATTGCTCAAAGATATGCTGATGATTTTAAATCAAAAGAGATTATTAGAACCCTAATTGCTAATTGGGGAAGTATTGAAATAAAAGAGGGAAAGCAGTTTGACAAAAATGGACTTTACACCGCTTTTGCAAATACTACAGAAAAATTAAAATATATAAAATCACATAGAGCCTTAGCAATTTTAAGAGCTGTAAATGAAAAACAATTATCAATCAAAATAGAGATTGATGAAAAACATATTTTAGAAAATATCAAAAAATACAAAATCCCCTCACAGGCTAACACTTCAAAGAGTATAGTATTTGAAGCATATAAAGATGGATTAAAAAGACTTTTACTTCCAAGTTTAAAAAGAGAAGCCCTAGCAAATCTAAAAGAAAAAGCAAGCAATGAAGCAATAGAACTTTTTGGTAAAAACTTAAAAGAGTTACTCCTAACTGCACCATTAGTTAATCATGTAATCTTAGGTATGGACCCAGGATATAAAACTGGTTGTAAATTAGCAGTTATAGATAAAAATGGAAATTTCTTAGATAGTGCAGTTATTTATCCTACAAAACCCAAAGAGGATATAATAAATTCATCTAAAACCATTCTAAACCTGATAAAAAAATATAAAATCACTTCAATTGCCATTGGAAATGGAACAGCATCAAGGGAAACTGCAACATTTATAGATGAGCTAATCAAAAAAGAAAATCTTGATATAAACTATGCAATTGTTAGTGAAATAGGTGCAAGTGTTTATTCTGCTTCAAAAATTGCACAAGAAGAATACCCAAATCTTGATGTTACTATTAGAGGGGCTATATCTATTGCAGGACGTCTTAGAGACCCAATGGCAACACTTGTAAAAATAGACCCTAAATCGCTTGGGATTGGACAATACCAACATGATGTAAACCAAAAAGAATTAGCACAAAAACTTGAAAATATCACAATTGACCTTGTAAATAAAGTAGGTGTTGATTTAAATTCTGCCTCATATAAACTTCTTTCATTTGTTTCAGGTATTAGTGAAAAACTGGCAAAAAATATTGTTGAACATAGAACTAAAATCAATAAATTTGTTTCTAAAGAGCAACTACTTGAAGTAAAAGGAATTGGAGCAAAAGCATATGAACAAGCTGTTGGCTTTTTAAGAATAAAAGAAGGGAAATCAATACTTGACAATACAGGAATCCACCCTGAAGATTTCTCCTTAACATCAAACCTGCAAAAAAACTACAAGATAGAAGAGATAAAAGATTTTGAAAAAGTATCAATAGAATTGAATACAACACCTCTAAAACTAAAAGATATCATAGCTGAACTATTAAAGCCTGGATATGATGTAAGGGTTGAGTTTAATCAAGTGAAATTTTCAAAGGATATTTTAAATATTGAAGATTTAAAAGAGGGTTTTACTTTAAGTGGTATTGTAAGAAACATAACTGACTTTGGAGCTTTTGTGGATGTGGGATTAAAAAATGACGCCCTACTTCATATTTCACAAATATCAAATAAAAGAATTTCACACCCAAGTGAGGTTTTAAGTATCAATCAAAATTTAGAAAATATTAAAGTACTAAGTGTTGATTTAGAGAAACAAAGAGTTGGGTTAACATTAAAATAA
- the sucC gene encoding ADP-forming succinate--CoA ligase subunit beta produces MNLHEYQAKNLYRKYDIPTTKGKLLTHPSQLDDILRTLGGDKWVIKAQVHAGGRGKVGGVKLVESKIEANEEVRHLLGSRLVTHQTDEKGQPVNSIYIEQPCDIVDEIYLAFTVDRTSQRIMIITSGEGGMEIEEVAEKFPEKILRNPINPVVGIMPAQCRQICDDLGLDKTLSAQMIDIMQKIYKMFIKNDLSLVEINPLVVTKQGHILCLDGKVQIDNSALYRQPKMNEIRDESQENELELKAEKLDLNYVSLDGNIACMVNGAGLAMATMDLIKTHGGNPANFLDVGGSVNEKRVIEAFEIILSEKNVNGILVNIFGGIVRCDIIASGIISAAQKMQLDIPIVVRLEGTNASEGLELIRNSDVKVFEEANLDKAAQKIIELCGGSK; encoded by the coding sequence ATGAATTTACATGAATACCAAGCAAAAAATCTTTATAGAAAATATGATATCCCTACAACAAAAGGAAAACTTCTTACACATCCATCTCAATTAGATGATATATTAAGAACCTTAGGTGGAGATAAATGGGTTATCAAAGCACAAGTTCACGCAGGTGGACGGGGAAAAGTTGGTGGAGTAAAATTAGTTGAATCAAAAATTGAAGCCAATGAAGAGGTTAGACATCTTCTAGGAAGTAGATTAGTTACTCACCAAACTGATGAGAAAGGACAACCTGTTAACTCAATTTATATAGAACAACCTTGTGATATTGTTGATGAGATATATTTAGCATTTACAGTTGATAGAACATCTCAAAGGATTATGATAATCACATCAGGTGAAGGTGGAATGGAGATTGAAGAAGTTGCAGAAAAATTTCCAGAAAAAATTTTAAGAAACCCAATTAACCCTGTTGTTGGTATTATGCCAGCACAATGTAGACAAATTTGTGATGACTTAGGATTAGACAAAACTTTAAGTGCACAAATGATTGATATTATGCAAAAAATCTATAAAATGTTTATAAAAAATGATTTATCACTTGTTGAAATTAATCCATTAGTTGTAACAAAACAAGGTCACATCTTATGCCTTGATGGGAAAGTACAAATTGATAATTCAGCACTTTATAGACAGCCAAAGATGAATGAAATTAGAGATGAATCTCAAGAAAATGAACTAGAATTAAAAGCTGAAAAACTTGATTTAAATTATGTATCTTTAGATGGAAATATTGCTTGTATGGTAAATGGAGCAGGTCTAGCTATGGCAACTATGGATTTAATTAAAACCCATGGTGGAAATCCAGCAAACTTTTTAGATGTTGGGGGAAGCGTAAATGAAAAAAGGGTTATTGAAGCCTTTGAAATTATTCTTTCTGAAAAAAATGTAAATGGTATTTTAGTAAATATTTTTGGTGGTATTGTAAGATGTGATATCATCGCTTCAGGTATTATTAGTGCTGCACAAAAAATGCAATTGGATATCCCAATTGTAGTAAGACTTGAAGGTACTAATGCAAGTGAAGGTTTAGAATTAATTAGAAACTCAGATGTAAAAGTTTTCGAAGAAGCAAATCTTGATAAAGCAGCACAAAAAATTATTGAACTATGTGGAGGGTCAAAATAA
- the sucD gene encoding succinate--CoA ligase subunit alpha encodes MAILIDKNTKVLVQGLTGAQASFHTQRALAYGTSVVSGVVPGKRGQRHLDLPIYNTVECAKRLTGANASIIYVPAPFCKDAIIEASENGIETIVCITEGIPTIDMLDVKAAIDLNGSTLIGPNCPGIITPGQCKMGIMPESIHMPGSVGIISRSGTLTYEAVNQSTQAGFGQSTCVGIGGDPVPGSDFIDILRRFQDDDETKAIVMIGEIGGAKEEAAAEFIKEYVTKPVVSYIAGVTAPKGKRMGHAGAIIDGGKGTAEEKYQALDRAGVCTVKTITQIGDALKEVHPK; translated from the coding sequence ATGGCTATTTTAATTGATAAAAACACAAAGGTATTAGTTCAAGGTTTAACTGGTGCACAAGCAAGTTTTCACACACAAAGAGCATTAGCATATGGAACAAGTGTTGTAAGTGGTGTAGTTCCTGGTAAGAGAGGTCAAAGACATTTAGACCTTCCAATATATAATACAGTTGAATGCGCAAAAAGATTAACAGGAGCAAATGCATCAATTATCTATGTTCCAGCTCCATTTTGTAAAGATGCAATTATTGAAGCAAGTGAAAATGGTATTGAAACAATTGTGTGTATTACAGAAGGTATTCCAACAATTGATATGCTTGATGTAAAAGCAGCTATTGATTTAAATGGTTCAACACTTATTGGTCCAAATTGCCCAGGGATTATCACTCCAGGTCAATGTAAAATGGGAATTATGCCAGAATCTATTCATATGCCAGGAAGTGTTGGTATTATCTCAAGGTCAGGTACTTTAACATATGAAGCAGTTAACCAATCGACACAAGCAGGATTTGGTCAAAGTACTTGTGTAGGAATTGGTGGAGATCCAGTTCCAGGAAGTGACTTCATTGATATTTTAAGAAGATTTCAAGATGATGATGAAACTAAAGCAATTGTAATGATTGGAGAGATTGGTGGAGCTAAAGAGGAAGCTGCTGCTGAATTTATAAAAGAATATGTAACAAAACCTGTTGTTTCTTATATCGCTGGAGTTACTGCCCCTAAGGGGAAAAGAATGGGACATGCAGGAGCTATTATTGATGGAGGAAAAGGAACTGCAGAAGAAAAATACCAAGCTTTAGATAGAGCTGGTGTTTGTACTGTTAAAACTATTACTCAAATTGGTGATGCATTAAAAGAGGTTCACCCAAAATAA
- a CDS encoding phytanoyl-CoA dioxygenase family protein translates to MQLTQKQLNDFQKNGFLVLKNFASHELCDEITKKAKEHLEKKIAPIESEQEYLNFNDNKITIRRLRQVYDREDIFKEWMTYKKIRPILKQLLNDDVVLTLAHHNSIMTKLPKESTRTYWHQDRRYWSFENDNLVSVWLSLGDEFLDNGLLEFIPGSHKMNFDSNRFDENSNFLDENNENIKLIKNKVSTPLKKGDVVLFHCKTLHHANKNNTENAKISFVYTVRGKKNKPLLNTRSDFKEIELD, encoded by the coding sequence ATGCAACTAACTCAAAAACAATTAAATGATTTTCAGAAAAATGGCTTTTTAGTCCTTAAAAATTTTGCATCCCATGAATTATGTGATGAAATTACAAAAAAAGCAAAAGAACACCTAGAAAAAAAAATTGCCCCAATAGAATCAGAACAAGAGTACTTAAATTTTAACGATAATAAAATTACAATTAGAAGATTAAGACAAGTTTATGATAGAGAAGATATTTTTAAAGAATGGATGACCTACAAAAAAATAAGACCTATTTTAAAACAGCTTTTAAATGATGATGTAGTTTTAACTTTGGCTCACCATAACTCAATTATGACAAAACTTCCCAAAGAGAGTACTAGAACTTATTGGCATCAAGATAGAAGATACTGGAGTTTTGAAAATGATAACTTAGTATCAGTTTGGCTATCCCTTGGTGATGAATTTTTGGATAATGGATTATTAGAGTTTATTCCAGGAAGTCATAAAATGAATTTTGACTCAAATAGATTTGATGAAAATTCAAACTTTTTAGATGAAAACAATGAAAATATAAAACTAATAAAAAATAAAGTTTCAACACCCCTAAAAAAAGGTGATGTGGTTTTATTTCATTGTAAAACTTTACACCACGCAAATAAAAACAATACAGAAAATGCAAAAATCTCTTTCGTATACACAGTAAGAGGAAAAAAAAATAAACCACTTTTAAACACAAGAAGTGATTTCAAGGAAATAGAACTTGACTAA